From a region of the Acidiferrobacteraceae bacterium genome:
- a CDS encoding YbaB/EbfC family nucleoid-associated protein — translation MKGGLGNLMRQAQAMQENLKKAQEELASIEVTGNAGGGMVSVTMTCRHDVRKITIDPELMGDDHEVLEDLVAAAFNDAARKVDEETAKRMSGIAGGLGIPGLNLPF, via the coding sequence ATGAAAGGTGGTCTCGGAAACCTCATGCGCCAGGCACAGGCCATGCAGGAAAATCTGAAAAAGGCGCAGGAAGAACTGGCGTCAATCGAGGTAACCGGCAATGCCGGCGGTGGTATGGTCTCGGTGACCATGACGTGTCGGCACGATGTGCGCAAGATCACAATCGATCCGGAACTGATGGGTGATGATCACGAGGTGCTCGAGGATCTTGTGGCAGCGGCATTCAATGACGCCGCCCGCAAGGTGGACGAAGAGACTGCAAAGCGCATGTCGGGGATTGCCGGTGGGCTCGGGATTCCCGGGTTGAATCTTCCGTTCTGA